The Myroides phaeus DNA segment ACCAGGAAAAATGCTTGCATTTATGTTTGGTATGTGGTACTTGGCACTTGCAATTGCACAGAAATTCGCTGCTATTTTAGGAGGTCAAATTGAAGTTATCAAAAATGACTACTCATTAAGTCACTTCTTCTTCCTATTCACATTAATTCCTGCAGCAGCCGGAATACTGGTAATGTTAATAAACCCAATATTGAAAAAATTTATGCACGGTATCCGTTAGGTATCGTGCATTATACGATAATAAAAATTTTTAATTAAAATGAGTCAGACACAGACATTAGAAGAGATTCAGAGTTTCTCGGGTAAATACCCGAAACAAATCTGGAGTTTATTCTTCTCAGAAATGTGGGAACGTTTCAGTTTCTACGGAATGAGAGGGATGTTGGTATTCTTTATGATTGACCAACTTAACTTTGCGGAAGCACAAGCTAACTTACAATACGGAGCTACTCAAGCTTTCGTTTATGCATTCACTTTCTTAGGAGGTATTTTTGCAGATAAAATTTTAGGTTTCCGAAAATCTCTATTCTGGGGTGGCTCCATGATGATCGTGGGAAGTTTAATCTTAGCATACGAACCTCATACTTACTTTTTTGAAGGGATTGCTTTTACAGTAATTGGTACTGGTTTCTTTAAACCAAATATCTCTACTATGGTAGGATACTTATACAAAAAAGGAGATAGTCGTACGGATGCTGGTTTCTCTTTATTCTATGCTGGTATTAACTTAGGTGCCTTAATTGGAGGTTACTTATGTATTGCTATTGGTAAAGGACACATCTTCGCTGAAACGATTGATCAAGCACACCGTTGGAATGTTGCTTTTGGTCTTGCTGCTTTTGTAATGCTTGTGAGTTTAATCAACTTTACATTTACAAAAAGACACTTAGGTCCAATTGGTATTCAACCAACTGAAGTTGCTGCTGATGGTACTGAAAAAAGAATGGCTCTTTGGAAAGAGATCCTTACGTATGTAGGTACTTTTGCAATGATTCCTTTGATCGTATTAATGATTGACAATACAGCTTATACTGATTATTTCATGATGACTGTTGGTCCGTTAGCTTTAATTTACTTGTTCTACGAAATGTCTAAATTGAACTCGTCTGAACGTAAGAAAATTATTGCTGCATTAATCTTTATCTTGTTCTCTATTCTATTCTTTGGTATCTACGAACAAGCTGGAGGATCATTGAGTATTTTCGCTGCGAAAAACTTGAACTCAGACCTTTTAGGTATGCACTTAGATCCTAATGGAGTGAACAACTCTGGAGGGGCTTTCTTTATCATCTTCATTGCTCCTGTATTAGGGTTACTTTGGATTTGGTTAGCTAAAAAAGGTATTGAGCCAAACACAATTATTAAATTTGGTTTAGGGTTTGTACTTTTAGGTGCTGGATATTACGCATTATTTGCTACAAGATTATTCGCTGACTTACAAGGGATGACTTCGTTAGACTTCTTCACATTTGCCCTATTAATAATCACATTAGGAGAGTTGTGTTTGTCACCTATTGGTCTTTCAATTATGACAAAATTAGCAACGCCTAATTTACAAGGAATGATGATGGGACTTTGGTTCTTAGCAAGTGCATACGGACAGTATGTTGCTGGTATTATCGGTGCTGGTATGTCAACTACTGATACAGCAAATGCAACAAACTACGACGCCTTGATTTCTTATACTGATGGGTACAAAGATTTAGGTCTTTATGCTGTAGTAGCTGGTATTGTGTTAATGGCACTTTCTCCAGTAATTAAAAAGTTAATGCAAGATGTAAGATAATTTCATCTTCTTATTATAATATAAAGCGCCTTAGGATTCTAAGGCGCTTTTTTTTGCTTTAAACTTAAACAAGGGATTCTTGCAGTTAAACAACAGTATATTTACACTGTTTCTGCAAATATTTTTCTGTTATTCATTGCTAAATAAAATTTACAGCTTAACTTAACCTCCTTAAATATATAAATAACCAATTACCATGTCGCAGAACAATAAAACTTTT contains these protein-coding regions:
- a CDS encoding peptide MFS transporter, whose amino-acid sequence is MSQTQTLEEIQSFSGKYPKQIWSLFFSEMWERFSFYGMRGMLVFFMIDQLNFAEAQANLQYGATQAFVYAFTFLGGIFADKILGFRKSLFWGGSMMIVGSLILAYEPHTYFFEGIAFTVIGTGFFKPNISTMVGYLYKKGDSRTDAGFSLFYAGINLGALIGGYLCIAIGKGHIFAETIDQAHRWNVAFGLAAFVMLVSLINFTFTKRHLGPIGIQPTEVAADGTEKRMALWKEILTYVGTFAMIPLIVLMIDNTAYTDYFMMTVGPLALIYLFYEMSKLNSSERKKIIAALIFILFSILFFGIYEQAGGSLSIFAAKNLNSDLLGMHLDPNGVNNSGGAFFIIFIAPVLGLLWIWLAKKGIEPNTIIKFGLGFVLLGAGYYALFATRLFADLQGMTSLDFFTFALLIITLGELCLSPIGLSIMTKLATPNLQGMMMGLWFLASAYGQYVAGIIGAGMSTTDTANATNYDALISYTDGYKDLGLYAVVAGIVLMALSPVIKKLMQDVR